Below is a window of Congzhengia minquanensis DNA.
TTAAAAAGGTTGCCCCGTTCTTCAAAATTACGGAACATGTCAAAACTGGTGCTGGCGTTAGAAAGCAGCACCACGTCGCCCGGGGCGGCCGCGTCTTTTGCCCGGCGCACCGCCGCTTCATAATCGGTTTCAAAAAACACCGGGATTTTTTTGTTTTGCCTGTCCATTTCGGCTTTCACCGCGCTGTAAATTACCTGGGACGTTGCGCCAATTAAAATTAATGTTTTCACATGGTCTAAAATAGGTTTTCCAATTTCATCATAGGGTATTCCCTTGTCTTTGCCGCCTGCAATGAGCACCACCGGCTGGGAAAACACATTTAGGGTGTTTTTCGTGCGGTTGGGTGACGAGTCGATGGAGCTGTTGTAATATTTCACGCCGCCAAGCTCCCGCACCAACTCAATTCTGTGTTCCACGCCGCCAAAGGTTTTGGCCACAATGGGGATAACCTCCTCCGGCACCAGTGTATAAACCGCGCCGATGGCCGCCATGTAATTTTCCACGTTGTGCTGTCCGGGGATTTGAATGTCCCTTGCCGCAAGCACTTTTTTCCCGGAAACAAAAATATCTGTGCCGTCAAAATAAATGTCCGCCGAAACGTGCTTTTTAGAAAACGTCATCACACGCCCCTTCGCTTCTTTCACAAGCCCAGCCGTCACCTCGTTGTCCAAATTCAACACTGCGGTGCCGTCCTGGTTTTGAAAGGACAAAATGTTCTTTTTAGCTTCAATATATTCTGCATAGTCTTTATGATAGTCCAAATGATTGGGGGTGATGTTGGTCACCACCGCAACCTGGGGACTGGTTTTCATGGTGTGGAGCTGAAAGCTGGAAAGTTCTAACACCACATAATCGCTCTCTTTCATCTCTTCCACCCGTGAGAGCAGCGGCGTGCCGATGTTGCCGCCCAAATAGGTTTTCAGTCCCGCCTCCGACAGCATTTTATAAATTAATGTAGTAGTTGTGGTCTTTCCGTCGCTGCCCGTCACTGCAATGATGCTTGCGGGGCAAAGCTCGAAAAACACTTCCATTTCCGACGTGATGTGCGCCCCGTTTTGCCGTGCGCGTGTCAGCGCCGGGTGGTCGAACCGAAGTCCCGGGGTTTTAAACACGATTTCGCCGTCAATCCCGTTTAAATAATCTTCGCCCAAAACCAGCCGAATGCCTTTTTGTATTAGCTCCTGTGCCGCATCCCCCAGCTCCTGCTCTGTCTTTTTATCGTGGGCGGTTACAACAGCCCCGTTTTCAGCTAAAAAATGAATTAAGGGACGGTTACTTACCCCGATTCCAATTACCGACACCTTTTTATCCTTTATATTGTTTTTAAATGCATTTATTTTGTCTGTCATTTATTAGCCCTC
It encodes the following:
- the murD gene encoding UDP-N-acetylmuramoyl-L-alanine--D-glutamate ligase — translated: MTDKINAFKNNIKDKKVSVIGIGVSNRPLIHFLAENGAVVTAHDKKTEQELGDAAQELIQKGIRLVLGEDYLNGIDGEIVFKTPGLRFDHPALTRARQNGAHITSEMEVFFELCPASIIAVTGSDGKTTTTTLIYKMLSEAGLKTYLGGNIGTPLLSRVEEMKESDYVVLELSSFQLHTMKTSPQVAVVTNITPNHLDYHKDYAEYIEAKKNILSFQNQDGTAVLNLDNEVTAGLVKEAKGRVMTFSKKHVSADIYFDGTDIFVSGKKVLAARDIQIPGQHNVENYMAAIGAVYTLVPEEVIPIVAKTFGGVEHRIELVRELGGVKYYNSSIDSSPNRTKNTLNVFSQPVVLIAGGKDKGIPYDEIGKPILDHVKTLILIGATSQVIYSAVKAEMDRQNKKIPVFFETDYEAAVRRAKDAAAPGDVVLLSNASTSFDMFRNFEERGNLFKELVNRL